In Erwinia pyrifoliae DSM 12163, the genomic window CGCGCTGCCTCAGGGTTACCGCCGATGGCATACATGCGGCGGCCATGTTTGGTCAGCGACATCAACAGCTGTGCCACTATCGTCACCGCCAGCATCACGATAACGATGATCGGCACCTGCCCGAGCAGTGAAAACGCCGCTGGAATGGTCCCCTCGGCCATATCACCGTTCGGCAGCACCATATTTTCGGTAATCGAACCTCCATAGCTGTATGTCATCGCCACGCCCTGTACCACAAACAGGCTGGCAAGCGTTGCCAGCATATCGGGGATCTTCAGCACCACGATCATAAAAGCATTAAACAGGCCAACCAGGGTACACAGCAGCAGGGTGAGAGCGATGGCCTGAGTCGGGCCGAAGCCGTACCAGACGAACAGCGAGATAACCAGCGAGTTTGCCAACGATGCGGTGGAGCCAACCGAGAGGTCAAAACCCCCGATGGTCAGCGATATCGATACGCCAACCGCCATCACCGTCACTATGGCTATCGAGCGTAAAATATTGATGATGTTGGTCGGTTCAAGAAAGCTGTCCGAGGCGGTGCCGAAACCGGCAATTAATGCGGCTACCGTGAGTAACATCCCCCACTTATAGAGAAAATCAAATAGCTGATGCCGTGCGGACGGAGCCGCTTTCAGGGAAAGTTCTTTGCTGCTCACGCAGGCGTTCCTCCGGTAGAATAAAGTAAAAGAGTCTCTTCATCGGCGTCGACGGCGGCTATTTCCGCCACAATTTTGCCATCCCACAGTACGCAGATGCG contains:
- a CDS encoding ABC transporter permease encodes the protein MSSKELSLKAAPSARHQLFDFLYKWGMLLTVAALIAGFGTASDSFLEPTNIINILRSIAIVTVMAVGVSISLTIGGFDLSVGSTASLANSLVISLFVWYGFGPTQAIALTLLLCTLVGLFNAFMIVVLKIPDMLATLASLFVVQGVAMTYSYGGSITENMVLPNGDMAEGTIPAAFSLLGQVPIIVIVMLAVTIVAQLLMSLTKHGRRMYAIGGNPEAARLSGIRTRRYRVLAYVMSALLAGLGGILLASRIGSSQVNAGGGYLMDAVAAAWIGLSLAGAGKPNALGTLLGAVILGVLQNGLVMLSVPYYAMDIIKGLVLAVALAITYVQRAPGA